One window of Agromyces rhizosphaerae genomic DNA carries:
- a CDS encoding serine hydrolase produces the protein MVTSQESERRSRRAERRQGRRRADEPNDNFTRGFTALGELSLAGVQVSARATDLASGRVLFSVDDDVIMPTASIGKVLLLVEVASQLAGPGMDGFRILDREPLDAVADSGIWQHLQAPSLPIADLAALVGATSDNLATNVLLREIGLEAVRARTESLGLTRTALLDLVRDHRGPDDAPQLSIGSTRELTWLFAALARGEIVTPEVSRRVVGWLSLNSDLSLVASAFGLDPLAHREPDHGLLLMNKTGTDRGVRSEVGVLRGPRAGVAYSVSMYFADTGLPARLSVLDGMRATGLDLLEYVF, from the coding sequence GTGGTGACCTCGCAGGAGTCGGAGCGCCGTTCGCGGCGCGCCGAGCGCCGCCAGGGTCGCCGTCGCGCCGACGAGCCGAACGACAACTTCACCCGGGGCTTCACGGCCCTGGGGGAGCTGTCGCTCGCGGGCGTGCAGGTGTCGGCGCGGGCGACCGACCTCGCGTCGGGGCGCGTGCTGTTCTCGGTCGACGACGACGTCATCATGCCGACGGCGTCGATCGGCAAGGTGCTGCTGCTGGTCGAGGTCGCCTCGCAGCTCGCGGGCCCGGGCATGGACGGCTTCCGCATCCTCGACCGCGAGCCGCTCGACGCCGTCGCCGACTCGGGCATCTGGCAGCACCTGCAGGCGCCGTCGCTGCCCATCGCCGACCTCGCCGCGCTGGTCGGTGCCACCAGCGACAACCTCGCGACGAACGTGCTGCTGCGCGAGATCGGCCTCGAGGCCGTGCGCGCGCGCACCGAGTCGCTCGGCCTCACCCGCACCGCGCTGCTCGACCTCGTGCGCGACCACCGCGGCCCCGACGACGCGCCGCAGCTGTCGATCGGCTCGACCCGCGAGCTCACCTGGCTGTTCGCGGCGCTCGCCCGCGGCGAGATCGTCACGCCCGAGGTGTCGCGGCGGGTCGTCGGCTGGCTGTCGCTGAACTCGGACCTCTCGCTCGTGGCATCCGCCTTCGGCCTCGACCCGCTCGCGCACCGCGAGCCCGACCACGGCCTGCTGCTCATGAACAAGACCGGCACCGACCGCGGCGTGCGCTCGGAGGTCGGCGTGCTGCGCGGCCCGCGCGCGGGCGTCGCGTACTCGGTCTCGATGTACTTCGCCGACACCGGCCTGCCCGCGCGCCTCTCGGTGCTCGACGGCATGCGCGCGACGGGCCTCGACCTGCTCGAGTACGTCTTCTAG